A region of Acidimicrobiia bacterium DNA encodes the following proteins:
- a CDS encoding FkbM family methyltransferase, with product MDSSVDSSRRQLLDAVRSTPDVTTPSRYPALAHAIRRAVLRLTRHTREHDQQTLEMLVAYVDELTRREAAPDLAGEVRDALARRLVRDPAAVGVDVARWRNEVEQHLLSHGGWAPRLPDDIVEASTDAGSMLLPGYDRYITPPLQEQGRWEPEEAEFITSLLGPGMHVIDVGAHVGYHTLRAARAVGEKGRVISFEASPANFALLCANIVRNQLTNALPFNVALGAETGIVDLTLSLDNTGGNRAYALDYVEPDFQIPCVALDEILPPDAEFDLVKIDIEGMDHRAIEGMANMLRRSRPWVLAEFNPELIAYLGSDAESVVGFYRDLGYKVRVLEDPELLPDAPARDYVDRAVNAVGGYVTLVLQPEST from the coding sequence ATGGACTCCTCGGTCGACTCGTCGCGTCGGCAGCTGCTCGACGCCGTCCGCTCGACGCCCGATGTGACGACACCGAGCCGGTATCCGGCGCTCGCGCACGCGATCCGCCGTGCCGTGTTGCGGCTGACGCGTCACACGCGCGAGCACGACCAGCAGACGCTCGAGATGCTCGTCGCGTACGTCGACGAGCTGACGCGGCGCGAGGCCGCGCCCGATCTCGCCGGAGAGGTGCGCGACGCGCTCGCGCGCCGGCTCGTCCGCGATCCGGCCGCCGTCGGCGTCGACGTCGCGCGCTGGCGGAACGAGGTCGAGCAGCACCTGCTGTCCCACGGTGGCTGGGCGCCGCGACTGCCCGACGACATCGTCGAGGCGTCGACCGACGCGGGTTCGATGCTCCTGCCCGGCTACGACCGGTACATCACACCTCCGCTGCAGGAGCAGGGGAGGTGGGAGCCCGAGGAGGCCGAGTTCATCACGTCGCTGCTGGGCCCGGGCATGCACGTGATCGACGTCGGCGCGCACGTCGGGTACCACACGCTGCGCGCGGCGCGTGCCGTCGGCGAGAAGGGCCGCGTCATCAGCTTCGAGGCGTCGCCCGCGAACTTCGCGTTGCTGTGCGCCAACATCGTGCGGAACCAGCTGACGAACGCGCTGCCGTTCAACGTCGCGCTCGGTGCGGAGACCGGCATCGTCGACCTGACGCTCTCGCTCGACAACACCGGCGGCAACCGCGCGTACGCGTTGGACTACGTGGAGCCCGACTTCCAGATCCCGTGTGTCGCGCTCGACGAGATCCTCCCGCCGGACGCGGAGTTCGATCTCGTGAAGATCGACATCGAGGGCATGGACCACCGTGCCATCGAGGGCATGGCGAACATGCTGCGGCGGAGCCGACCGTGGGTGCTCGCCGAGTTCAACCCGGAGCTCATCGCGTACCTCGGCAGCGACGCCGAGAGCGTCGTGGGCTTCTACCGCGATCTCGGGTACAAGGTCCGCGTCCTCGAGGACCCCGAGCTGCTGCCCGACGCACCCGCGCGTGACTACGTCGACCGCGCGGTGAACGCAGTCGGCGGGTACGTCACGCTCGTGCTGCAGCCGGAGAGCACGTAG